One region of Chaetodon auriga isolate fChaAug3 chromosome 5, fChaAug3.hap1, whole genome shotgun sequence genomic DNA includes:
- the pes gene encoding pescadillo codes for MGGLQKKKFERGSATNYITRNKARKKLQLSLPDFRRLCILKGIYPHEPKHKKKVNKGSTAARTFYLLKDIRFLLHEPIVGKFRDYKVFVRKLKKAYGKTEWSAVERLRENKPTYKLDHIIKERYPSFIDALRDIDDSLCMCFLFSTFARTGKCHVQTIQLCRRLTVEWMNFVIASRALRKVFLSIKGIYYQAEVMGQLITWLVPYQFSHDHPTDVDYRVMATFTEMYTTLLGFVNFKLYHSLNLVYPPKLDSKTESQLKEEDEDDYAMNSESYLEKLSALSASLARVVSTAEEEEAELDQFPVEGEDIEKMEAREKEQKQQEAQKKLFEGLKFFLNREVPRESLAFVIRCFGGEVSWDKSVCIGSTYEVTDETITHQIVDRPSVDKQYINRYYIYPQWVYDCVNAKIILPVEDYFLGVTLPPHLSPFVEEKEGDYVPPEKLKIMALQRGEKPAHEQEEEEEEEDDEEGEDEEEEDDDNEEEDDEDEEAEEKNLKKMEEQRSQGKSLSVKVTPGKVKAENPARLEQEEKAEEKRLAIMMMKKKEKYLYDKIMFGKKRKVREANKLAAKRKAHDDAEKSKKRKMKK; via the exons ATGGGAGGTCTTCAAAAGAAAAAG TTTGAGAGGGGCTCTGCCACCAACTACATCACCAGAAACAAAGCTCGTAAGAAGTTACAGCTGAGCCTGCCAGATTTCAG GCGACTGTGCATCCTGAAAGGCATCTACCCTCATGAACCCAAGCACAAGAAGAAGGTCAACAAGGGCTCTACAGCCGCGAGGACCTTCTACCTGCTCAAAGACATCCGCTTTCTGCTGCACGAGCCGATCGTTGGCAAGTTCAGAGACTACAAG GTATTTGTACGCAAACTTAAGAAGGCTTATGGAAAAACAGAGTGGTCTGCTGTAGAGAGACTGAGGGAGAACAAGCCAACATATAAATTGGACCACATCATCAAAGAAAG GTACCCCTCCTTCATCGATGCTCTCCGTGATATCGACGATTCCCTCTGCATGtgcttcctcttctccaccttcgCCCGAACAGGAAAATGTCACGTTCAGACGATCCAGCTGTGCCGACGCCTCACTGTGGAGTGGATGAACTTTGTGATTGCATCTCGTGCTCTCAGAAAG GTTTTCCTCTCCATCAAGGGAATATATTACCAAGCTGAGGTGATGGGACAGCTCATTACATGGCTGGTGCCGTATCAGTTCTCTCATGAT CACCCAACAGATGTTGACTACAGAGTAATGGCAACATTCACAGAGATGTACACCACTCTGCTGGGCTTCGTCAACTTCAAACTCTACCATTCCCTCAACTTGGTGTACCCACCAAAG CTGGACAGTAAAACAGAGTCACAGCTGAAGGAAGAAGACGAGGATGACTATGCCATGAATTCTGAAAGCTACTTAGAG AAACTGTCAGCTCTGAGTGCCAGTCTGGCGCGGGTGGTTTCtactgcagaggaggaggaggctgagctCGACCAGTTTCCTGTTGAGGGG GAGGACATAGAAAAGATGGAGGCCAGGGAAAAggaacagaaacagcaggaggCTCAGAAGAAGCTTTTTGAGGGGCTCAAGTTCTTCCTCAACAGAGAAGTACCCAGAGAGTCGCTGGCTTTTGTCATCAG GTGTTTTGGTGGTGAGGTGTCCTGGGACAAGTCTGTTTGCATTGGTAGCACATACGAGGTGACAGACGAGACCATCACACATCAGATTGTGGACAGACCCAGCGTCGACAAACAGTATATCAACAG ATACTACATCTATCCCCAGTGGGTGTATGATTGTGTCAATGCCAAAATCATCCTGCCCGTGGAGGACTACTTCCTTGGAGTGACTCtgcccccccacctctctcccttcgtggaggagaaggagggagactACGTGCCTCCTGAAAAACTAAAGATCATGGCCTTACAACGAGGAGAAAAACCTG CCcatgaacaggaggaagaggaagaagaggaagacgatgaggagggtgaggatgaagaggaagaagatgatgacaatgaagaggaagatgatgaagatgaagaggcaGAAGAGAAGAATCTGAAGAAGATGGAAGAACAAAGATCTCAGGGCAAG TCTCTGTCAGTCAAAGTGACGCCGGGCAAAGTGAAGGCAGAAAACCCAGCACGcttggagcaggaggagaaagccGAGGAGAAACGTCTGGCcatcatgatgatgaagaaaaaggaaaagtacCTCTACGACAAGATCATGTttggaaagaagagaaaagtcCGAGAG GCTAACAAACTGGCTGCCAAGAGGAAGGCCCATGATGATGCTGAAAAAtcaaagaagagaaagatgaaaaaatga
- the gal3st1a gene encoding galactosylceramide sulfotransferase, whose protein sequence is MRVCFCWTMTGKQGRQWRSMCKGLVLGTFLTSCMILLYCLSTPQIHLSLPEVPVPYSCAHRPTQLHQKPTTNSSQQTTGQTCTPKVDIMFMKTHKTASSTFLNILFRFGEKHRLKFAFPNSRNDFFYPSTFQRSQVKDYRPGMCFNVICNHMRFNAPEVAKLLPMDTSYITILRDPAELFESSFHYFGRLAPFTWKIPGDEKLTEFLRDPHYYFDPEGFNSFYLKNLLFFDFGQDNTLELDDPRVEEGIKFITDRFQLVMLVEYFEESLILLKDALCWEMDDLLFFKLNARKGSTVSKLTPELRARALEWNAIDWKLYQHFNQTFWRKVDAYGRRLMAEDVAELRRRNAEMASICIEGGRAVEAGSIQETAMKPWQPIGEKSIMGYNLKKNVDKAHRKLCRKMLMPELQYLTDLGVNLWITKLWGHVRDIINW, encoded by the exons ATGAGG GTTTGCTTCTGCTGGACCATGACTGGCAAGCAAGGGAGGCAGTGGAGGTCCATGTGCAAAGGCCTGGTCCTGGGTACCTTCCTGACCAGCTGCATGATCCTGCTTTACTGCCTCTCCACTCCACAGATCCACCTCAGTCTGCCTGA gGTTCCAGTGCCTTACTCATGTGCACACCGTCCAACCCAGCTCCACCAAAAACCAACCACAAACAGCTCACAACAGACCACAGGCCAGACCTGCACTCCTAAAGTGGACATCATGTTCATGAAGACTCACAAAACAGCCAGCAGCACCTTCCTCAACATCCTTTTCCGCTTTGGAGAGAAGCACCGGCTCAAATTCGCCTTCCCCAACAGCAGAAATGACTTCTTCTATCCGTCTACTTTCCAGCGCTCCCAGGTTAAAGACTACAGACCTGGAATGTGCTTCAATGTTATCTGTAATCACATGCGCTTCAATGCACCCGAGGTGGCCAAGCTGCTGCCTATGGACACTTCATACATCACTATTCTGCGAGACCCTGCAGAGCTTTTTGAGTCATCCTTCCACTACTTTGGCCGGCTGGCGCCTTTTACCTGGAAGATACCAGGTGATGAGAAGTTGACTGAGTTCCTACGTGACCCCCATTACTACTTTGATCCAGAGGGCTTCAACTCTTTCTACCTCAAGAATCTGCTGTTCTTTGACTTTGGACAGGACAATACTCTGGAGCTGGATGATCCGAGGGTAGAAGAGGGAATCAAGTTCATCACTGACCGTTTTCAGCTGGTCATGTTGGTGGAATACTTTGAGGAATCACTCATCCTGCTCAAGGATGCCCTCTGCTGGGAGATGGATGACTTGCTCTTCTTCAAGCTCAATGCCCGTAAGGGATCCACTGTCTCTAAGCTGACCCCTGAGCTGAGGGCCAGGGCTCTTGAGTGGAACGCTATTGACTGGAAGCTATACCAGCATTTCAACCAGACTTTTTGGAGGAAAGTGGATGCATATGGACGTCGGCTGATGGCTGAGGATGTGGCAGAGCTCAGGAGAAGGAATGCAGAGATGGCATCCATCTGCATTGAGGGGGGTCGTGCCGTAGAAGCCGGCAGCATCCAAGAGACGGCCATGAAGCCCTGGCAGCCCATCGGAGAGAAGTCCATCATGGGCTATAACCTGAAGAAGAATGTTGACAAGGCACACCGGAAGCTGTGCCGTAAGATGTTGATGCCAGAGCTTCAATACTTAACAGACCTCGGGGTTAACCTGTGGATCACGAAGCTGTGGGGCCATGTCCGAGATATCATTAACTGGTGA
- the lztr1 gene encoding leucine-zipper-like transcriptional regulator 1 codes for MSCKSTKVAPSVDFDHSCSDSVEYLTLNFGPFETVHRWRRLPPCDEFVGARRSKHTVVAYRDAIYVFGGDNGKNMLNDLLRFDVKDCSWCRAFTTGTPPAPRYHHSAVVYGSSMFVFGGYTGDIYSNSNLKNKNDLFEYKFATGQWTEWKVEGSLPVARSAHGATVYSDKLWIFAGYDGNARLNDMWTISLQDREHACWEEIDQSGEIPPSCCNFPVAVCRDKMFVFSGQSGAKITNNLFQFEFKGHMWTRIPTEHLLRGSPPPPQRRYGHTMVAFDRHLYVFGGAADNTLPNELHCYDVDSQTWEVIHPSLDSEMPSGRLFHAAAVIQDAMYIFGGTVDNNVRSGEMYRFQFSCYPKCTLHEDYGKLWENRQFCDVEFILGEREERVLGHIAIVTARCQWLRKKILQAWDRQRQKTKQESSEESDEGAGGGPRDIPAGNRPSGTQPLLEVAIREAEAQPFEVLMQFLYTDKIQYPRRGHVQDVLLIMDVYKLALSFKLSRLEQLCVQYIEASVDLQNVLSVCENANKLQLDQLKEHCLNFVVKESHFNQVIMTKEFEHLSTPLIVEIVRRKQQPPPRLYSDQPVDIGTSLVQDMKAYLEGGGLEFCDIILLLDGHPRPAHKAILAARSSYFEAMFRSFMPEDGQVNISIGEMVPSKQAFESMLRYIYYGDVNMPPEDSLYLFAAPYYYGFSNNRLQAYCKQNLEMNVTVENVLQILEAADKTQALDMKKHCLHIIVHQFIKVSKLPNLRSLSQLLLLDIIESLATHISDKQCAEMGSDI; via the exons ATGTCTTGTAAATCAACCAAAGTGGCACCGAGTGTTGATTTCGACCACAGTTGCTCCGACAGCGTGGAATATTTGACGCTCAACTTTGGCCCCTTTGAGACTGTTCATCGATGGAGAAGACTCCCTCCGTGTGATGAGTTTGTTGGTGCAAG GCGCAGTAAGCACACCGTTGTGGCATACAGGGATGCCATTTACGTGTTTGGGGGAGACAATGG GAAGAACATGTTGAATGACTTGCTCCGCTTTGACGTGAAGGACTGCTCATGGTGTCG AGCCTTCACCACGGGAACTCCACCTGCTCCCAGATACCACCATTCAGCTGTTGTCTATGgcagcagcatgtttgtttttg GTGGCTACACTGGAGACATATACTCAAACtcaaacctgaaaaacaaaaatgacctTTTTGAGTACAAGTTTGCAACAGGGCAGTGGACTGAATGGAAAGTGGAGGGGAG cttGCCGGTGGCCAGGTCTGCACACGGGGCCACTGTCTACAGTGATAAACTGTGGATATTTGCTGGCTACGATGGAAATGCCAG GCTGAATGACATGTGGACCATCAGTCTGCAAGATCGAGAACACGCATGTTGGGAGGAG ATCGATCAGAGTGGTGAGATTCCTCCATCTTGCTGCAACTTCCCTGTAGCCGTATGCAGGGacaagatgtttgtgttttccggTCAGAGTGGAGCCAAGATCACCAACAACCTCTTTCAGTTTGAGTTCAAGGGCCACAT GTGGACACGCATCCCTACCGAACACTTACTGCGTGGCTCCCCTCCGCCTCCCCAGAGACGCTATGGTCACACTATGGTTGCCTTTGACCGCCACCTGTATGTGTTTGGAGGTGCAGCTGACAACACTCTCCCCAACGAACTGCACTGCTACGATGTGGACTCTCAGACCTGGGAGGTGATCCACCCCAGCCTGGACAGTGAG ATGCCCAGTGGGAGACtctttcatgctgctgctgtgatacAAGATGCCATGTACATCTTTGGAGGAACTGTGGACAACAATGTGCGCAGTGGGGAGATGTACAGATTCCAG TTCTCCTGCTACCCAAAGTGTACTCTCCATGAGGACTATGGCAAACTGTGGGAGAATCGTCAGTTCTGTGACGTGGAGTTTATTCTGGGCGAG agggaggagagagtcTTGGGGCATATTGCCATAGTGACGGCAAGATGTCAGTGGCTGCGGAAGAAAATCCTGCAGGCTTGGGATCGGCAGCGACAG AAGACTAAACAGGAGAGCAGTGAGGAGAGTGATGAAGGGGCAGGTGGAGGACCGAGGGATATCCCAGCAGGCAACAGGCCATCGGGAACACAGCCGCTGCTAGAGGTAGCCATCAGGGAAGCGGAGGCCCAGCCTTTTGAAGTCTTGATGCAGTTCCTCTACACGGACAAGATCCAGTACCCACGCAGAG GTCATGTCCAGGATGTTCTTCTAATCATGGATGTATACAAACTGGCCCTTAGTTTTAAGCTTTCTCGCctggagcagctgtgtgtgcagtacATTGAGGCATCAGTGGACCTGCAGAACGTCCTCAGTGTTTGTGAAAATGCCAACAAGCTTCAACTGGACCAGCTCAAG GAACATTGCCTTAATTTTGTGGTGAAGGAGTCGCACTTCAACCAGGTGATCATGACCAAGGAGTTTGAGCATCTGTCCACCCCGCTGATTGTGGAGATAGTGCGACGaaagcagcagcctcctcccAGGCTGTACTCAGACCAGCCTGTGGACATCGGGACCTCCCTCGTCCAGGACATGAAGGCTTACCTGGAGGGAGGCGGCCTGGAGTTCTGCGACATTATCCTGCTGTTAGACGGACACCCACGACCTGCTCATAAAGCCATACTGGCAGCCCGGTCCAG TTACTTTGAGGCGATGTTTCGCTCCTTCATGCCCGAGGACGGTCAGGTTAATATCTCCATCGGTGAAATGGTTCCAAGTAAGCAGGCCTTTGAGTCCATGCTGCGTTATATCTACTATGGTGATGTGAACATGCCTCCAGAGGATTCTCT CTATCTGTTTGCTGCACCATATTACTACGGGTTTTCAAACAACAGGCTGCAGGCTTACTGTAAGCAGAACCTGGAGATGAACGTCACTGTGGAGAATGTCTTGCAG ATCCTGGAGGCGGCTGATAAGACCCAGGCTCTGGATATGAAGAAGCACTGCCTGCACATTATTGTCCACCAGTTCATTAAG GTATCCAAGCTCCCCAACCTGCGGTCcctcagccagctgctgcttttgGACATCATTGAGTCTCTAGCTACACACATATCAGACAAACAGTGTGCTGAGATGGGCTCCGACATTTAG
- the cldn26 gene encoding claudin-24 gives MVFLTTKIMQRTALFVTFGGLVTSLITTFLPLWKTMNSDLNEVENWFSGLWHTCLYTEEVGIQCKAYESILGLPMDLQISRVLMSVSIGTGGLALLAVFPGLEGVEVCMGQPELKRRFLILGGVLSWVSGLTTLAPVSIVAYTTVVEFWDEGFPDVMPRWEYGEAMFSGWFGGLALVIGGTLFFVAVCMGDFDQRPPSVPNSPQVKHRTKHYLKTEVL, from the coding sequence atGGTTTTTCTAACAACTAAAATCATGCAAAGAACTGCACTCTTTGTGACGTTTGGAGGTTTGGTCACTTCTCTGATCACCACCTTCCTTCCGCTGTGGAAGACAATGAACTCCGACCTGAACGAAGTGGAGAACTGGTTCTCTGGACTGTGGCACACCTGCCTCTACACCGAAGAGGTGGGGATTCAGTGCAAGGCCTACGAGTCCATCCTGGGACTGCCGATGGACCTGCAGATCTCCAGGGTGCTCATGTCGGTGTCTATAGGCACTGGAGGTTTAGCCCTGCTGGCCGTCTTCCCAGGACTGGAGGGGGTTGAGGTGTGCATGGGGCAGCCTGAGCTGAAGAGGCGGTTCCTCATCCTCGGCGGGGTGCTGTCCTGGGTGTCGGGGCTCACCACTCTGGCTCCTGTCTCTATTGTGGCGTACACAACAGTGGTGGAATTCTGGGATGAGGGTTTTCCTGATGTGATGCCACGCTGGGAGTATGGAGAGGCCATGTTCTCCGGATGGTTCGGAGGTTTGGCTCTGGTCATCGGAGGGACTCTCTTCTTTGTCGCTGTGTGCATGGGGGACTTCGACCAGAGACCACCAAGTGTGCCAAACAGCCCTCAGGTGAAGCACAGGACAAAGCACTACCTGAAGACAGAGGTGTTATAG